Sequence from the Larimichthys crocea isolate SSNF unplaced genomic scaffold, L_crocea_2.0 scaffold143, whole genome shotgun sequence genome:
ACCTCCAGGTGTGTCCTTGCTGCAGCTTCCTGTGAATGTTTAATGAACCTGTGTGACCTTCGACCCGATTGGCTGTTTACCGTTCAGTGCCTCctccatcgtcatcatcatcatcatcatcatcagtgaacTCAGGTGTCTGATCATGTGACCAAACCTACTTTGTTACCTTTAATCAGTGAAGTTTTAAAAGAGTTTCTATTGgtcatcaaacaggaagtgacagaatGTGAATCCAGCTGAGCCAATGAGAGGAGGATGAGTTAGTGATGTCATCCAGGTGGTCACGCTTTAATGACGTCACACATTTTAGGGGCGGGGCCATCATGTGCcacactctgattggctggtctTGTGATCACACGTTGAACTTTATCGACACTggattcaacttttttttaacgttttatAAATAAAGAGTTCAGCTGAATGAGCCAATCAGAACAAAGTCTGATtattgacttttattgtgaaaggattctgtttttctttttttatgaagtttgtctttttatattcaacaaaataaaagcttcctctgatttcattttgaaagtgTTCTGGTGTTTTTGAGACAAacgtcacttcctgttttaaattaacattatgacatcacttcctctgATCATATTTGTGTGATAACAGTGAGTGAGCGCGAGGGGGCGCTGCTGAGGCACACCTGAAACCTGAcctgcctcctcctccgttcctcctcctcctcaggtctcctcctcctccgttcctcctcctcctccttctcaggtctcctcctcctcctcagttcctcctcctccccgctcctccctcctcctcctcaggtctCCTCCTTCTtagttcctcctcctcccccctcctcaggtctcctccttctcctccgttcctcctcctcagttcctcctcctcctcaggtctcctccctcctcctcccccctcctcacgTCTCCGCCCACCCCCTCAGggctccctcctcccccctcctcaggtctcctcctccaccctcctcctcctccggggGAAGCGCGCACTGCCAGAGCGGGCGGAGTCGGAAGCGCGCAGCAGCAGCGTCGGTCCGTCGTGTCTGCGGCTCCGCGGTTCTCTCGTCTCGGTCTCGGATCCTCCGGGGAGCGGCGTCTTCTTCCAACCCGCAGGAAAGCGGCAGATCTTCGGCCTTTGCGGACGGACGCGCACGGAAAGGCGGCGCGGAGGAGACGGAcccggctcggctcggctcttCCTCCCCCGGCTGCGGTGGAAAAACCCGGACGGAGGCCCGCAGTGTGCGCTCAGCCTCCCGCAGGCCTCCGGCCCGGACTCCCGCTTTTGTCCCGGAAAATGGACGGATTCACGGGCAGCTTAGGTGAGTCCGGCCGCCGCTCTCCCCTCGTGGTCACCTGGTCACCTGTCCGTGCAGTGACGGGACGGCGGGAGCCGCACGCGCCTCTGGCGGCTTTACACGTGTCACTGCTGTATTTATCAGAAAGACTCCGCACCGCCCCTCCGGCGGCTGCAGGGCCGCAAAACCAACACACTCCTCCTGAAGCGGACTCTGCAGTCCCGGACCCCCCACACAGAAAGACCCGGGTCCGAGAAAGACCCGCACAGACCTGCACGGTCCAGAATCGGGTCCAGAACCACAGGTTGAACCCCCAAAGAGAAAGACCCGGATCTGAGAGagacctgcagtgtgtgtgtgtgtgtgtgtgtgtgtgtgtgtgtgtgtgttaatgtgtggaCTCTGATCTGCAGAACAAAGACTCaggaaatgatttatttattcatcctgtgtgtgtgtgtgtgtgtgtgtgtgtgtgtgtgagatcttTTCATGTTTACCTGTGCAGCTTCAGGtgtcaaaactttatttaaatatcttaacaacGGGTCCTGTCTCACTGCAGATGGTGttacctgtctcactgtcttACTGTAGATGATGTTACCTGTCTCACTGCAGATGGTGTTACCTGTCTCACTGCAGATGGTGGTACCTGTCTTACTGCAGATGATGTTACCTGTCTTACTGCAGATGATGTTACCTGTCTCACTGCAGATGGTGttacctgtctcactgtcttACTGTAGATGATGTTACCTGTCTCACTGCAGATGGTTTTACCTGTCTCACTGCAGATGGTGTTACCTGTCTCACTGCAGATGACAGTATGTCTGGAGCCAGTGTCTCAGATGTCAATGACCGTCTGTCTGCTCTGGAGCTTCGTGTCCAGCAGCAGGAAGACGAGTTGACAGTGATGAAAGCCGCGCTTGCTGACGTCCTTCGCCGCCTGGCCGCGTCTGAAGTCTCTGCAGCGTCCTCCAAGAAACAACATGGAAGCAAAGGTAACGTCCCCACGTGTCTCTGTGCCTGGTTACTGTGTGCCTGGTTACGGTGTGCCTGGTTACGGTGTGCCTGGTTACGGTCAGTGTTGACAGtgtgctgccccctgcaggTGGTCCTGCACTTCGTGAAGCGTACTCCATGTCCTGTATCGCTAACGGAGGAACTCCGGGACGAAAAAGAGACTCCACCTCCGTCACCAGGAAGGAGACGGTGTCATCAGCTGCcaaaaggtacacacacactcaacaaacacaaacacacacattcaacacacactcaacacacacaacaaacaaacactcaacaaaaacacacacacaacaaacacacacactcaacacacactcaacaaacacacacacactcaacaaacaaacacacactcaacaaacaaatacacagacactcaacaaacacacacacacacactcaacaaacacacactcagcaaacacacactccagacTCGAGCCCGTCCGTCAGACAGAGGTGGATATCATGCCGTCATGTTgagatttcttcttttcatctctgaTGATTTCTCTCCACAGCTTTGGTTTCATCCACCGTCTGCAGACCAGATCACTTTCATCTGCTTCATGGTTTTGACTCAGTTTGTTTGAGACATGTGTCCAGTTACCTTTACCCTACCCAGTATAAAGCTGTACGAACCAATGTAAAGCTGTATGAAGCAGTGTGAAGCTGTATGAACCAGTATGAAAAAAAGCAGTAAAGCAGTGCGAAACACTGTAAAGCAGTGCGAAACACTGTAAAGCAGTGCGAAACCCTGTAAAGCAGTGCAAAGCAGTGCGAAGCAGTGTAAAGCAGTGCGAAACCCTGTAAAGCAGTGCGAAGCAGTGTAAAGCAGTGCGAAACCGTGTAAAGCAGTGCAAAGCAGTGTAAAGCAGTGTGAAACCGTGTAAAGCAGTGCGAAACCCTGTAAAGCAGTGCAAAACCGTGTAAAGCAGTGCCAAACAGTGTAAAGCAGTGCCAAACCCTGTAAAGCAGTGCCAAACCCTGTAAAGCAGTGCCAAACCCTGTAAAGCAGTGTAAAGCAGTGCGAAACCGTGTAAAGCAGTGCGAAACCGTGTAAAGCAGTGCCAAACCCTGTAAAGCAGTGCCAAACCCTGTAAAGCAGTGTAAAGCAGTGCGAAACCGTGTAAAGCAGTGCGAAACCGTGTAAAGCAGTGCCAAACCCTGTAAAGCAGTGCCAAACCCTGTAAAGCAGTGTAAAGCAGTGCGAAACCGTGTAAAGCAGTGCGAAACCGTGTAAAGCAGTGCGAAACCCTGTAAAGCAGTGTAAAGCAGTGCGAAACCCTGTAAAGCAGTGCAAAACCGTGTAAAGCAGTGCCAAACCCTGTAAAGCAGTGCGAAGCAGTGTAAAGCAGTGCGAAACCGTGTAAAGCAGTGTAAAGCAGTGTAAAGCAGTGTGAAACCGTGTAAAGCAGTGCAAAGCAGTGTAAAGCAGTGTGAAACCGTGTAAAGCAGTGCGAAACCCTGTAAAGCAGTGCGAAACCGTGTAAAGCAGTGCGAAACCGTGTAAAGCAGTGCCAAACCCTGTAAAGCAGTGCCAAACCCTGTAAAGCAGTGCCAAGCAGTGTAAAGCAGTGTAAAGCAGTGCCAAACCCTGTAAAGCAGTGCGAAACCGTGTAAAGCAGTGCCAAACAGTGTAAAGCAGTTTAAAGCAGTGCCAAACCGTGTAAAGCAGTGCCAAACCGTGTAAAGCAGTGTAAAGCAGTGCGAAACACTGTAAAGCAGTGCGAAACCGTGTAAAGCAGTTAGGGCTGCAACTATCGAATATTTTGGTAATCGAGTACTCTGTCGAATATTCTATTGATTAACCGAGTAATTGTATAAAATTGTTATTCTTAGTACTTTCGCTTTGCTGCGTTTgctcatttttgctgttttcgGTCCCGGCGTCTGCCATTCTGTACATCAACACTTTCTACACACGTTACCAAAAGCCTGCTTTCATCTTCTTCTGCTTAGCAGGGGACGCAAATTTAATTAAACGAGGCTTCGATCATTTTTTGTAATTGAAGTTGAAGGGACAGGTCGAGTTTGTAATCGTTGCAGCCCTAAAAAGCAgtgtaaatcaaatcagattttatttgtacagccacaaagtcacaaagtccattttcctctgaggctttacaatctgtacagggagtgacaccctctgtccttagaccctcggttccagtgaggaaaaacttgcccacaaaaaccttttaacagggaaaaaaggtggaagaaacctcaggaagagccacagaggagggatccctctcccaggacggacagacgtgcaatagatgtcacgtgtacagaacaaatcaacacaaacataacacatgaattacaatgactgataaaatgacaatgagttacaatgactgataaaataattacagtagcagtggaacctgtgatagagatagagagacacagatgagttttcagtaaagggagatgtgactgcatcttcaaccaataccgtgcctgactcGGCATAACCCTGAGCGAAACAGAATAAAGCAGCAGGAAACGGTGTGAAGCAGTGTAAAGCTGTAGTCTGTATGTAAAGCAGTAGACATCGTAGTTTTGGTGTCTCACGGTTGGTTTTGTCCACAGTGGAGCTGACAGGAAGAAGGAGGTCAGCAGCCGGCAGTCTCTGATGGATTTTCGGGGTTTGACTCTCTCAGTAGACACAGTAGAATCAGTAGAAATACAGTAGAACAGTAAATGTAGAGTAGACTCAGTAGACTCAGTAGGATTGGTAGGTTCTGGTGTCTCACAGTCCTGGTTTTGTCTACAGTGgagcagacaggaagaaggAGGTCAGCAGCCAGCGGTCTCTGATGGAGGAGATCCAGGAGCGTGAGGAGCCTCCTCGTCCAAAGGACCcgtccccctctccctcctccccccaccaCCCTCAGACCCCCCCGCACCCCACAGAGCCAGCCCAGTCCGCCGACAGCAGCAAAGGCCACACCCCCCCCAAAAGGTTCCACTTTGTGATTCGTCGGCTGCCTCTAACCTCGCTGCTTCCTGGTGCTGCTCTGACATCATTTACCCTGCCCCCGAGGACCCACAGTCCTCACCTGCTCTGCCCACACATGTCCGGATCAGGTCGAGGCTGAATGCACCTGATTCAGCTGTTCGGCTGTGGGTAGAACAGGGACCAAAACAGGCAGGACTGTGGCTCCTCAGGGCAGGTCCAGGTGACCTCCAAGAGATCATTGAGACACCTGGAGATCCTGGGCTCTCCTGAGGTCACCTGGAGATCCTGGGCTCTCCTGAGGTCACCTGGAGATCCTGGGCTCTGCTGAGGTCTCCTGGAGATCCTGGCGCTTCCCTGAGGTCTCCTGGAGATCCTGGCACTTACCTGAGGTCTCCTGGAGATCCTGGCGCTTCCCTGAGGTCTCCTGGAGATCCTGGCGCTTCCCTGAGGTCTCCTGGAAATCCTGGGGTCGCCTGAGGTCTCCCGGAGATCCTGGGCGTCCTCTGAGGTCTCCTGGAGATCCTCTTTATTCTTTGCTGGTTagactgtgctgtgtgtttcattCAGACTAacattttctcctccctcctctgactCCTgaggacctcctcctcctccaccagacCCCACCTGTTCTAACCTTTCTGAGGTTCTAGAGCTTCTTGGAGGCCTCCTGGAGTCTCCAGGAAGCTTCCAAGAGTCTCCTGGCTCTTCTTTACTCCTAAACTAACCTGTTCTCCTCCCAGCTTCACCTGAGGAcctccttctgctcctctcATTCAGTGTGTCTCCTTGTGTACAGGGGTCCCAGTGTAAAGCGGTCTTCAGGTATCGAACGCTCTCAGAGCAGTACGTGGGACACTTCAGAGGAGAACCGGAACAAACTGGTTAAAGCGGCGTCCACGTCCAAGCTGCTCGCCAAAGTGGTCAAAAACGCAGAGAAGTACGTTTATATACTAAATATatacaaactgtgtgtgtcacGTGTGGTATTGATGGACCGTTTTTAATGAGATGTCTGTTTGTTCTACGCTCCTCAGACACAAAGACCCGGTGGTCAGTCAAGGTAAATATAAGTTTATCATCTTAATCATGAAGGCATcgttgtcatcatcatcctcatgtGTAACAGCCAATAGGAAGCCAGCAACACGGCGTCTGAgttgttttgaatatttaatgtttgtttaaatttagTTTGGAACGACTCAgactgttatttttgttgttgtgtcattttgttttgttgttgtttatttttgttgttgtgtcatttgttttgttgtttgtgttgtttattttgttgttgtgttgtttctggtgttgttgttgttgttgttgtttgtgttgtttctggtgttgttgttgttgtttgtgttgtttattttgttgttgtgttgttgttgagtgaCGGTGTCTTTGTCTCAAACCAGCCAAAATGtcaacaagagagaaaaacagccaaGCTGGTAAGTCCTGATCAGCCGTCTGAGTGagctatgctaacatgctaacagcagcagaaTTGGTGCTTCCTGTTTTTGCTCTGGACCAATCAcatctccctctttttctctgctttggGTTGTCAGCCTCGCTCACCcacctgctctctctgcttcagCCTGATCAGGTGATAGACCTGTCTGTGGCTCCGCCCCCCTGCTCTCCTTTACCTCCATAGAGGGTCGAACAGACCCGCCCACCAGCTAAAAGTAAAGCATGTCATTGGACGCTGCTGTCAGCCTCACTTTGATTGATTCAGTCTGAGATCGTTTAATTCTATGGCGGTAAAACTGACAAGCAGGTGTTTACCTGCACACCATCAACGCTTCTCACCTGTTTCCTCATCTGTCCTTCACCTGTTTCCTCACCTGTCCCTCACCTGTTTCCTCACCTGTCCTTCACCTGTCCTTCACCTGTTTCCTCACCTGTCCCTCACCTGTTTCCTCACCTGTCACTCACCTGTTTCCTCACCTCTCCCTTCACCTGTCCTTCACCTGTTTCCTCACCTCTTCCTTCACCTGTCCTTCACCTGTTTCCTCACCTCTTCCTTTACCTGTCCTTCACCTGTCCTTCACCTGTTTCCTCACCTCTCCCTTCACTTGTCCTTCACCTGTCCTTTACCTGTCCCTTCACCTGTTTCCTCACCTGTCCCTCACCTGTTTCCTCACCTGTTTCCTCACCTGTCCCCTCACCTGTCCCTCACTTCTCCCTTCACCTGTCCCTCACCTGTTTCCTCACCTGTCCCCTCACCTGTCCCCTCACCTGTTCCCTCACCTGTCCCCTCACCTGTCCCTCACTTCTCCCTTCACCTGTCCCTCACTTGTTTCCTCACCTGTTTCCTCACCTGTCCCTTTACGTGTTGGATGTTTGGCTTCATGTTCTATTTGAGGTTGTTTCAGAATGTTTCTGGAACCAACAGAGAGCTTTAATGTTACCTGACTGAATCAAACCTGACGGGTTCTGATCCAGATCAGAGGATTAAAATCTGTGAATCAAATCcgacaaagaaacaaaacgcAGACTCATCATCTGTCGTCAATCAATAAAGTATTGATCCGTCTCAGAGATCAGCTGATCAGGAGTCTGATCAGCGTAGATCGTCACTGTTTGTTCTCCGACGTGTTTCAGAGGGAAACCACATCAAGATGTTCATGCGAGGTCGACCGATCACCATGTTCATCCCATCAGACGTCGACAACTACGACGACGTGCGGACAGAGCTGCCGTCAGAGAGACTCAAGCTGGAGTGGGTGTATCCTTCACAGGAAGTCACATGATCAGAGTTACGTTAATGAGGCACAATTTTAATGCGAGTCACGTtcgtttaaaacaaaaaaaacgacgGAAAATTTTCAGCTGAAGTTCGTTCAAATATGAGACATTGAGATGTCGATTCTGGATCTCCATGTGGATCCAGACTCAGTATGAGACTCCAGGTGTCCAGGTATTTCCTTGACCTCCCTGCAGGTATGGTTACCGTGGCAGAGACTGCCGAGCCAACGTTTATCTCCTGCCGACCGGAGAGATTGTTTACTTCGTCGCCTCGGTTGTGGCATTGTTTAACTACGAGGAGCGGACGCAGAGACATTACCTCGGACACACCGACTGCGTCAAGTGGTgagaacacacacccacacacacaccacctgctgCTCTCCTATTGGCTGCTCTGTGGTGACATCATCTCTCTCCGTCAGTTTGGCGATCCATCCTGATAAGATCCGGATCGCTACGGGACAGATCGCAGGCGTGGACAAAGACGGACGGGTGAGGACAGAAGCCATCTgttgattcattatttattgattctTTTGACAGAACAGGAAGTAAAACTGCTGAATAATATTTGACACAAATAcatcatgaataataaataataataatgatgatgatgagtaaTTAATGAGGACTCGTGGTGCCTTCAGGCGCTGCAGCCTCAAGTTCGGGTCTGGGACAGCGTCAGTCTGTCGACTCTGCAGGTCGTCGGTTTGGGAACATTTGAACGAGGCGTCGGCTCGCTCGCTTTCTCCAAAGCTGTAAGTATCACACAGGTGCATCCTGGGAACTGTGGTACTGTCCAACATGGCTACAGGTCAACATGTGGATCCAGAGGTCCGTGTTGACCTGAACATCATCAGAAGGACAGAAGATGTCTCACATCATGTCTCTTACCTATCTGTCTCTCAGGACTCAGGTCAGCACCTGAGTGTCATTGACGACTGTAACGATCACATGTTGACCGTCTGGGATTGGCAGAAGAAGTCAAAGATCGCAGAGATCAAGGTGAGTGTTCAAATGTGACCTCCTCTTTGAAGCTCTGACCTGTTCTGGTTGGTTCTGACTGGTTGTACCTGCTGTCTTTCAGACCACTAACGAGGTTGTCCTGGCCGTGGAGTTCCACCCCACCGACCCAAACACCATCGTCACCTGTGGGAAGTCCCACATCTTCTTCTGGACCTGGACTGGGACCTCGCTGGCTCGTAAACAGGGAATCTTTGGGGTGAGGAGGTCttctgtttccatgacaacatgTATCACGGTTGATAAAGGTCCTGGTCTGACTCTGTTTCTCGTGGTCGTTTCAGAAATACGAGAAGCCGAAGTTCGTCCAGTGTCTTGCCTTCCTGAGTACCGGAGACATCCTGACCGGAGACTCCGGAGGAATCCTGCTGGTCTGGACCAGGAGCTCTGCTGAGACTCCGACCGGGAAGGGACCCAGAGGTGAGTCTGACATTTGATTGGTCAGAGATGTGACAcgtgaaggtagagagggacgcccctgatctggtaggaactggtaggacgttccaccaatagggaacaacagacagaaaagtttggattgtcctgagcgaACAGGTGACAGAGCCAGGTGGCGCTcactggaggaggtaacatatgtctaTATAAGGACATTCAAGAACcggagactgctttgtagtcagcgtTAGAGAATTGAGTGTAAtgcgggctgctacaggtagacaGAGAccgactcacttctggagctcctctaagtccccatgttgaaatgtccaattcacagcagaaataaacacgtcaGAGAGCGAGACAGGAAGTCTGTCAACGTGACCAAACATGGCTCGAACTGTAatgacatctgtgtgtgtgtgtgtgtgtgtgtgtgtgtgtgtgtgtgcgcgcagcgTTTCAGATCAGCcggcaggtcaaaggtcatgaaGGCAGTGTGTTCTGTATGTGTGAGATGAGGAGCGGCACTCTGCTGACCGGAGgaggcaaagacagaaagatcATCCTGTGGGACCACGACCTGAGGGCGGACCGCGACATCgaggtctgacacacacactcacacacactccttacGCACACCGgtgaggtcacatgacctcagGGTCACGTTTCTGTGCGTCTCTTCAGGTCCCGGATCAGTACGGAACCATCCGAGCCGTGTCCGAGGGGAAGGGAGACGAGTTTCTGGTGGGAACTTCTCGTAacttcatcctgaggggaaccTTCAACGACGGATTCCTGGTGGAAGTCCAGGTGAGGCCATGTGACGACATTGTGACATCACATCCATGTGATGCGTTCAGgctctcagtgtttgtgtcgTGGTGTGTTCAGGGTCACACAGACGAACTGTGGGGGTTGGCGTCTCACCCGTCCAGGAACCTCTTCCTGACATGCGCTCAGGACCGGCTGGTCTGCCTCTGGGACTCTGTGGATCACAGTCTGCAGTGGAGCCGCATGCTGGAGGTGAAATGCACgctgacagctgattggctgatggcCGACAGGTGCCTGAcaggtgactgacaggtgtgtgtcttCTCAGGAACATGGACACTGTGCAGACTTCCATCCCAGCGGAGCCGTGGTCACCATAGGAACCCACTCAGGAAAGTTAGTACCTGTCTCGTGGTCTCTACCTGTCTCGTGGTCTCTACCTGTCTCGTGGTCTCTTCCTGTCTCGTGGTCTCTTCCTGTCTCGTGGTCTCTACCTGTCTCATGGTCTCTACCTGTCTCAGGTGGTACGTCCTGGATGCTGAGTCCACCGACCTGGTGGCGATCCACACTGACGGGAATGAGCAGCTGTCTGTGATGCGCTTCTCTGTAGGTGGGTGGAGTCAAGTCATCCTGTTTAgactgtttccatgacaacattATAAGTGAGTGAACTCCATGACCCAGgatgctctctgctctgtctgtgcagaTGGCAGTCTGTTGGCCGTTGGTTCTCATGATAACTTCATTTACCTCTACACCGTCTCTGACCGAGGACGGAAGTACAGCCGCTACGGGAAGTGCACCGTGAGTCCGATTGTTTCATG
This genomic interval carries:
- the eml4 gene encoding echinoderm microtubule-associated protein-like 4 isoform X5, translating into MDGFTGSLDDSMSGASVSDVNDRLSALELRVQQQEDELTVMKAALADVLRRLAASEVSAASSKKQHGSKGGPALREAYSMSCIANGGTPGRKRDSTSVTRKETVSSAAKSGADRKKEVSSQRSLMEEIQEREEPPRPKDPSPSPSSPHHPQTPPHPTEPAQSADSSKGHTPPKRGPSVKRSSGIERSQSSTWDTSEENRNKLVKAASTSKLLAKVVKNAEKHKDPVVSQEGNHIKMFMRGRPITMFIPSDVDNYDDVRTELPSERLKLEWVYGYRGRDCRANVYLLPTGEIVYFVASVVALFNYEERTQRHYLGHTDCVKCLAIHPDKIRIATGQIAGVDKDGRALQPQVRVWDSVSLSTLQVVGLGTFERGVGSLAFSKADSGQHLSVIDDCNDHMLTVWDWQKKSKIAEIKTTNEVVLAVEFHPTDPNTIVTCGKSHIFFWTWTGTSLARKQGIFGKYEKPKFVQCLAFLSTGDILTGDSGGILLVWTRSSAETPTGKGPRAFQISRQVKGHEGSVFCMCEMRSGTLLTGGGKDRKIILWDHDLRADRDIEVPDQYGTIRAVSEGKGDEFLVGTSRNFILRGTFNDGFLVEVQGHTDELWGLASHPSRNLFLTCAQDRLVCLWDSVDHSLQWSRMLEEHGHCADFHPSGAVVTIGTHSGKWYVLDAESTDLVAIHTDGNEQLSVMRFSVDGSLLAVGSHDNFIYLYTVSDRGRKYSRYGKCTGHSSYITHLDWSPDNNFIMSNSGDYEILYWDVPNGCKLIRNRSECKDIDWATYTCVLGYHVFGVWPEGSDGTDINALIRSHNRKVIALADDFCKVHLFAYPCSTPKAPSHKYSAHSSHVTNVSFLYKDSHLISTGGKDTSIMQWRLVEKSSLSLTDGLLSNSAPHRVDPVFTTPTQDPVPPPTTNGTQEPSPDTPPLTELNPPASELTPPHSESTPPPSDSTVSLKDSLEPSDDTATPSDEGLPPLTPPS
- the eml4 gene encoding echinoderm microtubule-associated protein-like 4 isoform X4 — translated: MDGFTGSLDGVTCLTADDSMSGASVSDVNDRLSALELRVQQQEDELTVMKAALADVLRRLAASEVSAASSKKQHGSKGGPALREAYSMSCIANGGTPGRKRDSTSVTRKETVSSAAKRGPSVKRSSGIERSQSSTWDTSEENRNKLVKAASTSKLLAKVVKNAEKHKDPVVSQAKMSTREKNSQAEGNHIKMFMRGRPITMFIPSDVDNYDDVRTELPSERLKLEWVYGYRGRDCRANVYLLPTGEIVYFVASVVALFNYEERTQRHYLGHTDCVKCLAIHPDKIRIATGQIAGVDKDGRALQPQVRVWDSVSLSTLQVVGLGTFERGVGSLAFSKADSGQHLSVIDDCNDHMLTVWDWQKKSKIAEIKTTNEVVLAVEFHPTDPNTIVTCGKSHIFFWTWTGTSLARKQGIFGKYEKPKFVQCLAFLSTGDILTGDSGGILLVWTRSSAETPTGKGPRAFQISRQVKGHEGSVFCMCEMRSGTLLTGGGKDRKIILWDHDLRADRDIEVPDQYGTIRAVSEGKGDEFLVGTSRNFILRGTFNDGFLVEVQGHTDELWGLASHPSRNLFLTCAQDRLVCLWDSVDHSLQWSRMLEEHGHCADFHPSGAVVTIGTHSGKWYVLDAESTDLVAIHTDGNEQLSVMRFSVDGSLLAVGSHDNFIYLYTVSDRGRKYSRYGKCTGHSSYITHLDWSPDNNFIMSNSGDYEILYWDVPNGCKLIRNRSECKDIDWATYTCVLGYHVFGVWPEGSDGTDINALIRSHNRKVIALADDFCKVHLFAYPCSTPKAPSHKYSAHSSHVTNVSFLYKDSHLISTGGKDTSIMQWRLVEKSSLSLTDGLLSNSAPHRVDPVFTTPTQDPVPPPTTNGTQEPSPDTPPLTELNPPASELTPPHSESTPPPSDSTVSLKDSLEPSDDTATPSDEGLPPLTPPS
- the eml4 gene encoding echinoderm microtubule-associated protein-like 4 isoform X2; this translates as MDGFTGSLDDSMSGASVSDVNDRLSALELRVQQQEDELTVMKAALADVLRRLAASEVSAASSKKQHGSKGGPALREAYSMSCIANGGTPGRKRDSTSVTRKETVSSAAKSGADRKKEVSSQRSLMEEIQEREEPPRPKDPSPSPSSPHHPQTPPHPTEPAQSADSSKGHTPPKRGPSVKRSSGIERSQSSTWDTSEENRNKLVKAASTSKLLAKVVKNAEKHKDPVVSQAKMSTREKNSQAEGNHIKMFMRGRPITMFIPSDVDNYDDVRTELPSERLKLEWVYGYRGRDCRANVYLLPTGEIVYFVASVVALFNYEERTQRHYLGHTDCVKCLAIHPDKIRIATGQIAGVDKDGRALQPQVRVWDSVSLSTLQVVGLGTFERGVGSLAFSKADSGQHLSVIDDCNDHMLTVWDWQKKSKIAEIKTTNEVVLAVEFHPTDPNTIVTCGKSHIFFWTWTGTSLARKQGIFGKYEKPKFVQCLAFLSTGDILTGDSGGILLVWTRSSAETPTGKGPRAFQISRQVKGHEGSVFCMCEMRSGTLLTGGGKDRKIILWDHDLRADRDIEVPDQYGTIRAVSEGKGDEFLVGTSRNFILRGTFNDGFLVEVQGHTDELWGLASHPSRNLFLTCAQDRLVCLWDSVDHSLQWSRMLEEHGHCADFHPSGAVVTIGTHSGKWYVLDAESTDLVAIHTDGNEQLSVMRFSVDGSLLAVGSHDNFIYLYTVSDRGRKYSRYGKCTGHSSYITHLDWSPDNNFIMSNSGDYEILYWDVPNGCKLIRNRSECKDIDWATYTCVLGYHVFGVWPEGSDGTDINALIRSHNRKVIALADDFCKVHLFAYPCSTPKAPSHKYSAHSSHVTNVSFLYKDSHLISTGGKDTSIMQWRLVEKSSLSLTDGLLSNSAPHRVDPVFTTPTQDPVPPPTTNGTQEPSPDTPPLTELNPPASELTPPHSESTPPPSDSTVSLKDSLEPSDDTATPSDEGLPPLTPPS
- the eml4 gene encoding echinoderm microtubule-associated protein-like 4 isoform X3; amino-acid sequence: MDGFTGSLDGVTCLTADDSMSGASVSDVNDRLSALELRVQQQEDELTVMKAALADVLRRLAASEVSAASSKKQHGSKGGPALREAYSMSCIANGGTPGRKRDSTSVTRKETVSSAAKSGADRKKEVSSQRSLMEEIQEREEPPRPKDPSPSPSSPHHPQTPPHPTEPAQSADSSKGHTPPKRGPSVKRSSGIERSQSSTWDTSEENRNKLVKAASTSKLLAKVVKNAEKHKDPVVSQEGNHIKMFMRGRPITMFIPSDVDNYDDVRTELPSERLKLEWVYGYRGRDCRANVYLLPTGEIVYFVASVVALFNYEERTQRHYLGHTDCVKCLAIHPDKIRIATGQIAGVDKDGRALQPQVRVWDSVSLSTLQVVGLGTFERGVGSLAFSKADSGQHLSVIDDCNDHMLTVWDWQKKSKIAEIKTTNEVVLAVEFHPTDPNTIVTCGKSHIFFWTWTGTSLARKQGIFGKYEKPKFVQCLAFLSTGDILTGDSGGILLVWTRSSAETPTGKGPRAFQISRQVKGHEGSVFCMCEMRSGTLLTGGGKDRKIILWDHDLRADRDIEVPDQYGTIRAVSEGKGDEFLVGTSRNFILRGTFNDGFLVEVQGHTDELWGLASHPSRNLFLTCAQDRLVCLWDSVDHSLQWSRMLEEHGHCADFHPSGAVVTIGTHSGKWYVLDAESTDLVAIHTDGNEQLSVMRFSVDGSLLAVGSHDNFIYLYTVSDRGRKYSRYGKCTGHSSYITHLDWSPDNNFIMSNSGDYEILYWDVPNGCKLIRNRSECKDIDWATYTCVLGYHVFGVWPEGSDGTDINALIRSHNRKVIALADDFCKVHLFAYPCSTPKAPSHKYSAHSSHVTNVSFLYKDSHLISTGGKDTSIMQWRLVEKSSLSLTDGLLSNSAPHRVDPVFTTPTQDPVPPPTTNGTQEPSPDTPPLTELNPPASELTPPHSESTPPPSDSTVSLKDSLEPSDDTATPSDEGLPPLTPPS